agttcatgaaacttggacataagggtaaccaactattactgatcattctgcattattttcatgtcacatgataaaggtcaaaggtcatctagggtcaatgaactttggccatatttgGGAAATCAGCattaaatcttaaccaaggttaagtttttgaaatgtcatcataacttcagaagtatatagacctagttcatgaaacttggacataagggtaaccaagtatcactgatcatcctgcgtgagtttccaggtcacgtgatcaaggtcataggtcatttagggtcaacgaacttagaatatgcacaaatttttttgaaatttcatcataacttggaagtatatggacctagttcataaaacttggacataagggtaaccaagtatcactgatcatgcCAAATTTCGGCGCGCTTGCTCGATCAACGATGGACTGAAGTGATTGAAATATCCCAATAGGATTAGGGTTAATATTCTGCCATCCTCATCCTATTACTAGAAAAATCCTAGAAAAATCTGTCTATATGATTGTTATGTCTCGTTTGTAGCTCTGTATTTCTGTATTGGTCATTTCAGCCGGATCATCTGTTGGTGTACCAACCCTTGGACCTCTTTCTCCTAGAGTCCCACAGAGTCCCACTAAGGAACGCCTTGATCCTCAAAATTCATCACGATGTAATGATGGAGGtactatatgttttttttttacttcaattaGACATAATCATCTTAAAATATTCACTTTTTAGAACCTCCTGCACATTCAGTAAATTTCATTTTGGTATGAGAAGTATAAAGGTACTAGCAATTGATATTCTAACATCGTCATCATATATACCTAAGtttgttttttacattttcttggaataaatatgtttttatgatttatagGTCTCAGTCAGAATCTGTTATAAATGGCATTAAGTGAATTACCTGCAATgtgaaaatataactttctgtTTCTGTATTGTTTATTTCAGCTGGATCATCTGGTGGTGTATCAGCCCCTGGACCTCTTTGTCCTCCTAGGAAAAATCCTACCCTGGTACCCCTCAATCGTCAGGAAGATTCATCAAGAGGTACTGCATATTAAAACAATCCCTGTATATCAATAGTGTAACTAATTGTTTACTAGTTTATTCCTCCTTGtgctaaagaaaaaatatgttttagagACATTGATCTTTAATACAGTTTAATTTGCAATGAATAAACATGGATGTATGAATTTCTGTATGTCTTGTTTATTACAGGTCTCCCTGCAGTGTCCAGTCCTTCTAATCAGGATTCTCTCTGTCCTTTTATGAAATTGttgattatatatttatttggtaCAACTTGCTGTAACAGTTTTCTTTGTCCCTGCTAGACTGACATCAAAGAAATGTCAGGGAAATTTATAATTGGcccaaaatatcaaaaatatcaaaataacatttataGGATAAAATGCTATGACCCTTTGATAGTGTAGTCTCTTTGACTGCAGTACAAGTCTTTTGTACTGCAAATAGTTAACTTCAACATATAGAAAACATTTATAGCTGGAAATGAGGTTGAAATAactattattgaatttttaagactTCATCACAGATCGTCTTTTTGAAATGCTGGGAGCCCTAACTGGCAATTATTCACATGCAGATTTTATTTCTTGTCATTGAATTGATGTAATGGGAATTAACTTACCAGGAATGTAGCACCTTAAACACACCAATTCTTGAGTGAGGTAATCGAGCCTCTGATTGTGTGAAAGACCATTAATAATTCCCCATTCGCCAAAATAGAGTTCGTGTGTATATACATTCTCCTGAAACATGACTACTAATCCCATGCTTTCTATTTTGAAGTTATCTTGATATTCCAAAAAACAATAGTctatgaatattcttcattgtCTATAATTATTCTCTCAACATTTTAGAACGGAGGTACACGAGATGGGAGTCTGGGGAGACGGCTCAACTAAAAGAGTTCTTCAAAGAATACTTCACATCAACTCAAACAAAACTTCCATGTAAGTTTGACTATCTGCTATATTTTAAATATGTGACCCTGCATCTCAAAACAACCATCATAcccatcaaaataatgaaaagaaagtacccattctgaaaaaaatatttacttagAAAGGGGCTTTGAAGTTTGGGGTCTATTCAAATGCAAAATCTCAACCAGGGACGCTCCGTTCGGTGCATGGGACAAAAAGCAGAATACAAATCTCCACAGCAATCACTGTGAAGGTATTATTAAATTAAGCTGAAATTTGACACACTCATTACAAACAGTCTAGTTATGCTTATTCTCAACTTTCGATGCAATAGCATCATCCTTTTAAAAGTTATCAAGAGTTTGAAAGTGAAGAGGGTATAAAAgaatttcaagaatgaaaaggGAACTCTACCCCCTAAAGACAAAGTGTGCTAGAAAAACTGCAGTAAAGACATATTTCCTGTTTGTTTTATGATCCAAGAAGAATTGCTCTTTCAGAAAATatgtagaaaaataaattgacatatTTTGGTCCTATATTTTTGGTCCTTGTGTAAAATCGGTTTGTGCAACTTTTGTTGGTTTTGAGATACGCGGTCACATATGATCTACACAAACATTGACAAACTACTAGGTGTTTGAAAACACTGATCATGTAATTTTCAGGTTTGAAATATAATTACTAGACAAATGCAGTTTGAATGTGAcccttgtcttttttttttgcctctgcCACACTGTTATGTTTTTGGGCCATCTGTCATACTGACCATTCAGGAtaataatacattaaaaatattgagttTCCCCTGACCTTGTCTGTTTTggctttttttctgtaaatattCTCATTACAACTTATAGGTCATTTTGTAGTCTGAAGCGGTATTTGTTTTTTCACCGAGTACTCCGGTATTTAAAAAGATCAGGTGCTTCTCACCTGTTAACTTATTTTAAATTTATGGCAATCTATGCTATATCTATCTTTATTGATAGTAATTGCAATAACTTCAATGTCACTTTGATTTCAACAGCAAGAGCAGAAAttagaaaattcaaaatgagattTCCAGCCTTCAGACATGATGTAAGGACCATAGCAACCAAGGTCATGAACGAGGTGCGGAAGACCGAACGACTGACAGAGGAAAGAGTCAAACGACTTGGGATAAGATAATGAGGTGATGGGCTAACAGGTTAATCGGGACATTTCTGGTAACAGTAACACGCATCTTTTAGGATAGATTCAGGATTGTGcttagaataaaataaacttacagTCTTCATAAATCCCTTTTGAGTGTTTTCAACAATCCAATTAGTGAAGTCTTTCTATATGAGCTCACCTGAGCCGAAGGCTTATAACTGCACAGATGCTCATCCCTGCAAAAACTGTCGCCTCATGGGCAACAGAGCATGCGGATAGTGATTAATCACCTAAATATTAGCTGTGGGGTCATGCTTGTTATCAATTATTTTATGGTACTTTGATGAATTGTGTTAGGGTCCCTTACAATCAAGTGGGTGGAGCATTGGAGGAGTACCCTCTCATGATCGAGCTATGaggattttaaataaaataatgcatgcaaacatatttttgaaatgtgaTTCAGGCAATTGCAGGGGCAGAGGTAGTTGATGTCAGATTTGCTGGCAGGATTAAGAGTACATAGGGCCCACAGGGCAACAGTTTGTTCAGGGGTGACCATTTGGTAGGCAAGTCAGAGGATCtctcaatcaaatttattgataaaatactACTAGAGGCATAGGATTGAAAGTTGCTCAATTGAAGCATGtggtaattactaatttgcaattacatATGACAATTGCATGACATCAGGTGAGCACCAGGCCCCCTGGGGCTCTTATCATTTATCCCTAACTGCCCTCCATAGTTTTGGCGATTGCATCGCGACCGCTACCAATTTCAGATTCTCGCTTTATGACTTTTTCCCTTGCAGTCTTGTCTTGCACACATTTTGCAGGgactgatttttaaaatttacaggGGAGCTATAAATAGCTCTCCTAGAGGCTCTCAAGGAGAATTTTTAGGGGAGCTAAATTTGTTCTTCACGTAGAAAGATTGGGGTTACAAGGGGCTCTGTAAATCACTCCCCAAAAAGCATTTAAGGGGAGCTTGGGAGAGCAATCGCTCTCACTCCCCTTAAATCTTACTCCCTGATTTTGATACCACATTTGTCCTTATCAGACCTACCTAAGAGGTATTATGGGCCAATTAGCAGACATGCCAACAAAAAAACGTATTCCGTACTTTTCTATCCTCTTTCGCTTCTTTAGGGGGTACTAAGATCTATAGATGTCTATGAATGCATAGCACCATCATGCCATACTGCATTGCACCTGTCTTCATAGAAAACATTTAATTGTCCAATGAATTGTCTATGTCCCTCATTTACCAGAACGAATGCTTTTGGTGCAGGAATGAAACACTTGtgaaaatgtatgtatgtatgttttctattgaaaataattgaataataaaagGTTTTCAGGTCGACAGGTGGAATGagattgatatttttatgatctGAATAATTATTGACATCTAATGAGTTTGGTACCCCTTATCCAAATGTAAAAGACAAGAATGCACTTTTAGGTTGGCAGTACTGAATTAGTATGCGCATGTCATTAAAAAGGCTATAGCtgcatatatttgtgtacatttacatacattaATACTTTATGCAAATCTGCTGTACTCATAAAAATAGAtaagaattgatttatttcacatttgggAAACATTAATCTTCATTATTACACAGTTTTCATGTAattttgtacttgtttaggctgaaattatgaaaatatcccccaaatgcataaaatatgcattatgaataattcatttcctAATTATgcacaaaaaaaatgcacaattgattttaaaaaattacaccACCAGATTCAGCATCCAGCATTCAGATAAAATTTAGCTTCTCAGCCTCACTCCAACTAGAGCATTTTACCCACTGtacaatatataaatacaaatatatgttGTGCTAGTAATGTCATGCCTAGCTGATTCTAGTTCAAACTCGGAGATGTAATCATTAGTCTAGTAAGATAGATGATTGTTTGTTTGTGAAGGCAGCTTTAATTGCAAATAATTGGAATTAAGTATTTCATTGTTGATTCACCTAACTCTCAGCAGCCTTATTAAAAAGGCTGTATAAAATTAAATCTGACTTATTGCCTACCTGAGCAAATGCCTTCTAAAGCCTCCCCTAATCTTTTGGGggtttacttcttttttttaatgatgttgGTGCTGGGAACAAAGCAGGTATACTTGGCAGACAATCAGTGTATATAtgcataaaaatatacatgatagCACAGGTACGTCATTTTTGTAAGTGTAAGCATGGCTggagtatgtttttttttattcaattcagttGACTTCTGCTCAGGAGATCAAGTGTAATGTGAAATGTACTGGAATGgatatcatttatttgataAGTGCTTGTCTTATGTTTCACTTGCTCTAGATGTGTAACAGCTACATTGTAGTTCATGTATTTGTGGAATTGGACACgagaagaagaaattcatgacaTATCCTTCCCTTGTCAGCACcacccccttctctttctctcgctGTACTAGTTTATCgaaaaattcacctaaaaaactGAGAAACAAAGTTTACCTGCATAATATCGATTgctgtgtttattttttatacaaaacaggacaaatatcaaaattcttCGACGTTCGTTGAAGAATTTTGCTGGATGTTATTACATGCATTGCTCCTTTTCATAGTATTGTATACCCATTGCATAATATACGTTTGTGTGTTTATTGTTCAAGTATGAAGTAGGAAACTTATTAACAATTCATAACAAAGGTTCAACAGGTTTTTCCATTGCCATAATATGCAGTGTGTTACATAAATTAACCATTTGTCTTGGTTTAAGATATACATTTGGTATAAATAtaacaattattaattaattattaatttttatttattattaattattaatacaaaaaaatttgctcataATTATAGATAAATGAAGCGCTCCTTATCGTTCATAGCATCAATACAATGCTTCCCCTTATGTCACATATGGCACTGCATGTCTAGAAATTATGAGAAATTGAAAGGAAATTTTTCAAGAACTGAGATTTGTAGTATCTGTAGTAATCTGTATGTATTTAGTACTGTGAGTTGGACATGTACAAGAGGtcgtagttcatgaaatgtgacaTTTCAATTGTTCCTTTGCATGTTTGGTGTTTATAAGTACTTTGTGGATAACCCAGGTTCGGTGCAGTTCATGCTTCAACTTCATTGTGAATTGTCTTTTTACATTGTGTATGAATGGATGTTTTCACATTGTGATAGATTACttgtttcattaaaattcaCTTAATCAGATGCACTTCTGTCCTCGTATGACATTTGTTGGTGTAAGTTTTTGTCTTTAATCTTGGACGcagtctttttcttcatttgtctgcaggggggggggggtaataatcTTGCAGACTTCTCAATAACACTGCCTGCAGTTACTGTAAGAGAGGAGTATAGAGTGTTTTAGAAACGCACGACATTGTGTTTCAGGGTGAAATGATTCTTCCATATGAAGACAAAGTTACTCTTCCaggtatcccccccccctcttgggGGCACAATAAACGTGGCTGCCGTGCGTacacctttattatttttttatttcattttcttgcgGGGACAGGGGAGGGGGCTCTCACCACAAATTTTGTAAGCTTCAAGCTTATTATCTAAATCCCACTGTCAAAACAGACTTTACTATTATTCATGTACAGGTATTGgtgtatgtttgtttttaatatgtgtgtgtgtggcgtGTGGGGATACATATATTAGTctgtaaatatattgaaaaagtGTTTGTGTATGTATGTTATACGTGTTTATGtaagttttctttttgtttggggggtgTTTATACATGCGTATAGGGGTGTGTGAGGTGGTTGGCCTATTGCTTGGTTTGGTGTAACTATGGGCATGCGTTTGAGGGAATGAGGAATGAGGGAAATGAgatgaattgaatttttatttatcaaacgCCTAGTGGGCAATGACCACAATCTCATAATGTGTTTATTTGAGtgtgtgtttgggggggggggtgcacaacAACAACGTGAAATGAGCGGAGAAGAGTGTGGGTGGATTAGTTTATATGCCTATAAATGTGTTATGCCTTAAATCGGTATACCTACTTCAAGAATATATAGGCGCATAATGAGTTTGTAATCAACATCCCATTGCCGTAATTAGTCTGAAAATGAATGGGCATCCACTACCTTATtgagtaaattaaaaaaaaacaaaaaacttaAATACAGCCCCAAAACttcaattgttttaaaataatcatgatcCTTTTAATATGCAATAAGTCGTGAAGACTTTTTTGTGGGGGGCGGTCTTTAACCCTTTTCAGAACTTAAACTCACTTTCCCCTGACTGAACACCATCccaaactggggggggggcgggggtacGCCCATGCCACTCCATGATCATCCCCCAGCTTGCGCTGTAGGCTACATTACGTTGCTCAGTATTTAACCTCCTTACCGCCATGCTATGAATCACGGTAATCCACTGCCCAAACCatctatgaaaaataatacatgcaGGTTAGAATCTTGCATTCTCACCggtcacccctcccccccccccaaatcatGATCACTCATTGACACCGTTTTTTGCAAcacatattttaaaaagaagagtctacccaaaaatatttttcaacaggATCAGAAATATTAGATgatcagaacaaaaaaaagttgagaaaaatcggacaactaataagaaatttatgagtgTTTAAATCATGGAGCTAAAGCTCCATGATGATAGATAGGTAGATCCCCTATATGCATGTTTACATCAATACAAACTTTGTAGCTTACGTACTGTAGAAATGATGCATTTTGCactataaatataaacaaaattatggtaATTAGTGCACCCACGAcgtcatcaaattggcaacatgtCTAAAAGTTTTCACTGATTTgcccatttttttcaaatcattaaaaagtcataacttttttttattacctgtCCGATTTtccccaaactttttttttctgtatctcTCACTTTAAGggctatttttttctattgccAAAATAAACAAAGGTGCCGGTAATGGATATCCTTGTCTAACGAGTAACGCCTCTTGATGGGAATATATCTTCAGCGGAGGACTCAGAAGGGCGCTATTGCAGATCAAAGATGTTCCGTTGGGAACCAGAAGGGCGCTATTGCTATTGACTTTGTACAGCAATAGCGCCCTTCTGGCTCCGAACGGAACacctttaaaatgtaataacgcccgtATGACTCTCAACAGACGATAATATGTTAGCCATCCATTCAAAATGACGTTgttgaatatatataatataactaTCGATTTCCTAAATCCAGTTTTAAAACCATAAGCTCTTaaacaatttaaaataaaattccaCTCTAGCGTGTCAAACGCTTtgtgaaaatcaacaaaaaatagaCACCTTTCGGCAGGTTGCGTATAACACGACTAAATATATTTCCGAAAAATTTGTTCAGCTTTTGAAATCGGGACCGGCTTGCGATTGTGATGTCCGCACAGTTCAATACATGACGTACGTATCTATTGTCCCATGACACACGGCTTAATTCTACGAAAGTAGCTTTAATTATGttgtatttgaaaatatcaattacatcCTGAATGAGCCTTGCTACATCAAAACCACGTCTAATATCCCTCCTGATCTTCGTCAATCAATTTATGCAGGACTTTCTGTAATCCATCAGCGAGTACTGTTGTAATCAACTTATAATCGATATTGAGCAACGTTATTGACCGCAAATTTTGTAGGTTTTCTCTTTCACCATTTTTGAATATGGGAGAAATAATCCCTTTCCTCTGTGAATATCATAGTATTCCTTTCGGAAAGCTCTTATTAATACTCTTAAAAATAATCCCCTATATAGTGGTGTTATGTTTGACAAAAACGGGTATTGCGTGTACTTCCAAAGGGGAATATAGTGGTGCTACATGTGACAAAAAGAGGTATTGCATGTACACAAAGGGGAATATATATAGTGGTGCTGTATATGACgaaaaaggggaattgcatatatacaaagggaatagtgctgctatatgtgacgaaaaggggaattgcatgtaCTTACTAAGGGaaatatagtgctgctatatgtgacgaaaaggggaattgcatgaacttacaaagggaatatagtgctgctatatgtgacgaaaaggggaattgcatgtaCTTACTAagggaatatagtgctgctatatgtgacgaaaaggggaattgcatgtacttacaaagggaatatagtgctgctatatgtgacgaaaaggggaattgcatgaacttacaaagggaatatagtgctgctgtatgtgacgaaaaggggaattgcatgaacttacaaagggaatatagtgctgctatatgtgacgaaaaggggaattgcatgaacttacaaaggggaatatagtgctgctatatgtgacgaaaaggggaattgcatgatCTTACAAAGgggaatatagtgctgctatatgtgacgaaaaggggaattgcatgcatttacaaatttatatttattattaatatcatgtggtgcaatatattttctagaaaaacattaatttttgttttgtctgagcgtaaattaaacaaattcattttattttctcatttttaaaaaa
This window of the Lytechinus variegatus isolate NC3 chromosome 14, Lvar_3.0, whole genome shotgun sequence genome carries:
- the LOC121427822 gene encoding uncharacterized protein LOC121427822 codes for the protein MNSPGKERNYAGSSVGVPTLGPLSPRVPQSPTKERLDPQNSSRCNDGAGSSGGVSAPGPLCPPRKNPTLVPLNRQEDSSRERRYTRWESGETAQLKEFFKEYFTSTQTKLPSRAEIRKFKMRFPAFRHDVRTIATKVMNEVRKTERLTEERVKRLGIR